The Corallococcus caeni genome includes a region encoding these proteins:
- a CDS encoding aminopeptidase P family protein, giving the protein MGLEQTQGAAARERIARLRQVMRERGVAAVWVPTSDPHLSTYLPGRWKGREWASGFTGSLATLVVTADYAGLWVDSRYWDQADAQLKGSGIATVRTTNAPGQSHLDWLATNVPPGQVVAVDGAVLGLGLARSAATQLTAAGVVLRTDLDVVAEAWADRPPLPAAPVYAHALSPVPRTDKLRAVRAEMGVLGATHHFISTLDDVAWLTNLRGADVDYIPVFLAHLLVEPGGARLFIGAGKVPDALRAELEADGVTLHPYDEASRALGALPEGTRLLVDPRRITHGLRQAVGKGVSVVEGLNPSTVAKSRKTDAELAHFRNAMEQDGAALCAFFAWFESALGREPITELTVDERLSAERARRPGFVSLSFSTIAAFNANAAMPHYRATQASHATVCLPGQQPRGLLLIDSGGQYTSGTTDITRVVPVGETTAEQRRDFTLVLRGMINLSRARFPRGTRSPNLDALARTPLWAEGLDYGHGTGHGVGFFLNVHEGPHGVSPTMPNDPTTALEPGMITSNEPGLYRPGRWGIRIENLIAAVPDRKTEFGDFLRFETLSLCPIDTRLVDPALLSREETDWLNAYHATVRERLQPHLQGAGRDWLLQRTQPL; this is encoded by the coding sequence ATGGGCCTTGAGCAGACGCAGGGGGCCGCGGCGCGCGAGCGCATCGCGCGGCTGCGGCAGGTGATGCGGGAGCGCGGTGTGGCGGCGGTCTGGGTGCCGACGAGCGACCCGCACCTGTCCACCTACCTGCCGGGCCGCTGGAAGGGACGCGAGTGGGCGTCTGGCTTCACCGGCTCGTTGGCCACGCTGGTGGTGACGGCGGACTACGCGGGCCTGTGGGTGGACAGCCGCTACTGGGATCAGGCGGACGCCCAGCTGAAGGGCAGCGGCATCGCGACGGTGCGTACGACGAACGCGCCCGGGCAGTCGCACCTGGACTGGCTGGCCACGAACGTGCCGCCGGGGCAGGTGGTGGCGGTGGACGGGGCGGTGCTGGGCCTGGGGCTGGCGCGCTCGGCGGCCACGCAGCTGACGGCGGCGGGGGTGGTGCTGCGCACGGACCTGGACGTGGTGGCGGAGGCCTGGGCGGACCGGCCGCCCCTGCCCGCCGCGCCCGTGTACGCGCACGCGCTGTCCCCGGTGCCCCGCACCGACAAGCTGCGGGCCGTGCGCGCGGAGATGGGCGTGCTGGGCGCGACGCACCACTTCATCTCCACGCTGGATGACGTCGCGTGGCTGACGAACCTGCGCGGCGCGGACGTGGACTACATCCCGGTGTTCCTGGCGCACCTGCTGGTGGAGCCCGGCGGGGCCCGTCTGTTCATCGGGGCGGGCAAGGTGCCGGACGCACTGCGCGCGGAGCTGGAGGCGGACGGCGTCACCCTCCACCCCTACGACGAGGCGTCACGCGCGCTGGGGGCGCTGCCGGAGGGGACGCGGCTGCTCGTGGACCCCCGGCGCATCACCCACGGGCTGCGGCAGGCAGTGGGCAAGGGCGTGAGCGTGGTGGAGGGGCTCAACCCGTCCACCGTGGCCAAGTCGCGCAAGACGGACGCGGAGCTCGCGCACTTCCGCAATGCGATGGAGCAGGACGGGGCCGCGCTGTGCGCGTTCTTCGCCTGGTTCGAGTCCGCCCTGGGCCGCGAGCCCATCACCGAGCTGACCGTCGACGAGCGTCTCTCCGCCGAGCGGGCCAGGCGTCCGGGCTTCGTGTCGCTCAGCTTCTCCACCATCGCCGCGTTCAACGCGAACGCCGCGATGCCGCACTACCGCGCGACGCAGGCCTCGCACGCGACGGTGTGCCTGCCGGGGCAGCAGCCGCGGGGCCTGCTGCTCATCGACTCCGGCGGGCAGTACACGTCCGGCACCACCGACATCACCCGCGTGGTGCCCGTGGGGGAGACCACCGCGGAGCAGCGGCGCGACTTCACCCTGGTGCTGCGCGGGATGATCAACCTGTCCCGGGCCCGCTTCCCCCGGGGCACCCGCTCCCCGAACCTGGACGCGCTGGCGCGGACGCCGCTGTGGGCGGAGGGGCTGGACTACGGCCACGGCACGGGCCACGGCGTGGGCTTCTTCCTCAACGTCCACGAGGGGCCGCACGGCGTCTCCCCAACGATGCCCAACGACCCCACCACGGCGCTGGAGCCGGGGATGATCACCTCCAACGAGCCCGGCCTCTACCGCCCGGGCCGCTGGGGCATCCGCATCGAGAACCTCATCGCCGCGGTGCCCGACCGCAAGACGGAGTTCGGCGACTTCCTGCGCTTCGAGACGCTGAGCCTCTGTCCCATCGACACGCGGCTGGTGGACCCGGCCCTGCTGTCGCGGGAGGAGACGGACTGGCTCAATGCCTATCACGCCACCGTGCGCGAGCGGCTCCAGCCCCACCTCCAGGGCGCCGGACGCGACTGGCTGCTCCAGCGCACCCAGCCCCTCTAA
- a CDS encoding glycosyltransferase family 4 protein: MRRVLAILPYVPLPSDTGGTLRTLELVRALASRFELEVFAVHRTGNDAEGFKRWLGGLGVPASRLHLVDLPRVALGETLNSSRAFLRGTPLTYVRFARQGLSDALRKVLTERGPFDIIHFDHLHMAQLLPLARQLNPGAHLVIDEHNVESQVLARMAPLSAPLLRPFLNWQFQRVERLERECVSQADTVLACSDVDAQQLRALGAKHVQVVPNGVKLPDFAPREAMGDDLVFVGSMDWWPNEDAVLRLAREVWPLVSSDLSAGKLLVVGRSPPASVRALENERLVVTGSVPSVAPYLARALATAIPLRAGSGTRLKVLEAAAAGVPVVATRLAVEGLPVVEGQHVLLAESPQEFAAALRRLRQDPDLCSRLAQNARRMAESFAWDGIGAGLGELYLNAPVVRGNENKPSGSEAN; this comes from the coding sequence GTGCGACGCGTTCTCGCCATCCTTCCCTACGTTCCGCTGCCTTCGGATACGGGCGGCACCCTGCGCACGCTCGAGCTGGTGCGTGCGCTTGCCTCGCGCTTCGAGCTGGAAGTGTTCGCGGTGCACCGGACGGGCAACGACGCGGAGGGCTTCAAGCGCTGGCTGGGAGGGCTGGGCGTGCCGGCCTCCAGGCTGCACCTGGTGGACCTGCCGCGCGTGGCGCTCGGGGAGACCTTGAACAGCAGCAGGGCCTTCCTGCGGGGCACGCCGCTCACCTACGTCCGCTTCGCGCGCCAGGGCCTGAGTGACGCCCTTCGCAAGGTGCTGACGGAGCGCGGCCCCTTCGACATCATCCACTTCGACCACCTGCACATGGCGCAGCTGTTGCCGCTGGCGCGGCAGCTCAACCCGGGCGCGCACCTGGTCATCGACGAGCACAACGTGGAGAGCCAGGTGCTCGCGCGCATGGCGCCCCTGAGCGCGCCGCTGCTGCGGCCGTTCCTCAACTGGCAGTTCCAGCGGGTGGAGCGGCTGGAGCGCGAGTGCGTGAGCCAGGCGGACACGGTGCTGGCGTGCTCGGACGTGGATGCCCAGCAGCTTCGCGCCCTGGGAGCGAAGCACGTGCAGGTGGTGCCCAACGGAGTGAAGCTGCCGGACTTCGCGCCCCGGGAGGCCATGGGTGACGACCTGGTCTTCGTGGGCTCCATGGACTGGTGGCCGAACGAGGACGCGGTGTTGCGGCTGGCGCGCGAGGTGTGGCCGCTGGTGTCGTCGGATCTATCGGCGGGCAAGCTGCTGGTGGTGGGCCGCAGCCCGCCCGCGTCCGTGCGCGCACTGGAGAACGAGCGGCTGGTGGTGACGGGCTCGGTGCCGTCGGTGGCGCCGTACCTGGCGCGTGCGCTGGCGACGGCCATTCCCCTGCGCGCGGGCAGCGGGACGCGCCTCAAGGTGCTGGAGGCCGCGGCGGCGGGCGTGCCCGTGGTGGCCACGCGCCTCGCGGTGGAGGGGTTGCCGGTGGTGGAGGGGCAGCATGTCCTCCTCGCGGAGTCGCCCCAGGAGTTCGCCGCCGCGCTGCGCCGGCTGCGCCAGGATCCGGACCTCTGCAGCCGGCTCGCGCAGAACGCCCGCCGCATGGCGGAGTCCTTCGCGTGGGACGGCATCGGGGCAGGCCTGGGCGAGCTCTACCTGAACGCGCCGGTCGTGCGCGGCAACGAGAACAAGCCCTCGGGGTCGGAAGCCAACTGA